From one Dermacentor variabilis isolate Ectoservices chromosome 3, ASM5094787v1, whole genome shotgun sequence genomic stretch:
- the Pis gene encoding phosphatidylinositol synthase produces the protein MTENIFLFVPNIIGYGRIILALLSFYFMPTNCLVASICYGVSAFLDCIDGHAARMFNQSTKFGAMLDQLTDRCGTMCLLVILAQFYPSYTFWFQLSMAIDVASHWLHLHTSLLSGKDNHKNLDANDNPIMKLYYTNKPILFTMCVGNEAFYGGLYLLHFTEGPLVLGLGLFRAMTLISAPIAIAKSLVSLLQMQIAAVNLGTIDVTDRSKRTE, from the exons ATGACTGAGAATATTTTCCTCTTCGTTCCGAACATCATCG GATATGGCCGCATCATATTGGCTCTCCTGTCATTTTACTTCATGCCAACAAACTGCCTTGTTGCATCAATTTGCTATGGAGTCAGTGCGTTTCTGGACTGCATTGATGGCCACGCAGCAAGAATGTTCAATCAAA GTACCAAGTTTGGTGCCATGCTTGACCAGCTCACAGACCGTTGCGGCACCATGTGCCTGCTTGTAATTCTGGCACAGTTCTACCCGAGCTACACCTTCTGGTTTCAACTCAGCATGGCCATTGACGTCGCCAGCCACTGGCTGCATCTGCACAC GTCCCTTCTGTCTGggaaggacaatcacaagaacctGGATGCTAATGACAACCCCATCATGAAACTGTACTACACCAACAAG CCAATCTTGTTCACAATGTGTGTGGGAAACGAGGCATTCTATGGCGGCCTCTATTTGCTCCACTTCACTGAAGGTCCATTGG TTCTTGGATTGGGCCTCTTCAGAGCCATGACCCTCATCAGTGCCCCAATAGCCATAGCCAAGTCACTTGTAAGCCTTCTCCAGATGCAGATTGCTGCTGTAAACCTTGGTACCATCGATGTCACTGACCGCAGCAAACGTACAGAGTGA